CATAATCCTCTATTGTCCTAGTCAAGTTTTGAGTAATGACCATTTCCCAAAGTGGAAACTTTTCATTACACAAATTCAATTGGCTGTTTTGGCCAACTGAGACCGCATTAATTGTGTCTAAAAAGGTGCTATTTAAGTGAGAAAGATGGAACGAGAACCTTGCCAAGCACCATAAATAGGCCTTTGAGTTGCAAAACAAAAGTACATGATCTCCCCTTAATTATATGCCTTTCAAGTATAGTTTTGTTAATGCCAATTACATCAAAAGTACACAAAAGCAATCACTAATAagcaaatttagaaaaatcattatTGGTATTCTCAAAATCTCAATTAAGATTGTACCcaattttatcatatatagTCATCGAATTCATCATTGGAGCCAAAATAATTAGGGtcaatatcattaaaaatcatGAACCAGGTACCTCATGACACTCCAATATAATTTCGACCTCATAAAAAAATCAGCCCTAAGATTTCAATCAGGCAGGCTTAAGGCAGGCCTAATTCATACATGACATCTAACTTTACCATCCAAATCAGAAGCCacccctcactctctctcaagCAAAGCATAGTTCCAAAATGcagttatttgagaaaaattcttcGCCGCATTCTGACGCTTTCGAAATTccaaaaaggaagggaaaaaaagctTGATGTATTTTCATATTGAATAGAAAGCACATTTACAAACTGAAGACCCAACCGAATTGGACATAACCAACCCGGCCCGTTTCCATAGCAGATCCAATTGCCCATTGTTGGGCCTGTTCTTTAGGCCCATTACTACCCCCAACGAACATTCTCAACTCGAATCGATTGCCAGCAACCGCAAGATCCAgaggtcgtcgtcgtcgtcgtcgtcgtcgtcgtcggagATTACGCCTGATCAGGCCATTCACCAAGGTAAAGCTCCTCCCATGATTCTTCCTTCGCCTTCGATTACGAAGATCGGATTCAATCGGGTCATCTCCCTTAGGTAGTTGCTTCGCCTCCTGATAGATTCGCGTTTTCACTTGAAGCAAGAAGAACCTAGGTGGTTTGATCTCGATCTTGTAGATGTCACCGACCCGGGAATTTTCTGGGATGTTCGATTTTCATCTGGAGAAGTTTTGGGTTCTTCCCATGTTTGTATAGCGTGGTGTTCGATGGACTTGTTCGTGTCTCAAACCCTGTCttcttgattcttgattcttgattcttcGTTTTCTGCATGCTTTGTCAAGACATTTTGCTTGATTTCTCTGTGGATTGACTGGGTTGAGTTCGTGTAAGATGCAATGTTAGTCTGGATCGGGTTTATGCGTTGATCAATGGGTGTGACTGATCAGTGAATTCTGTCTTTCGCTTGGTGAGTAACTTTCATGTGGCGTGATCGATGACTGTTGCTTGGGCGATAGGGTTGGTTCTTCATCATCGTTTTGAATCagtacatttttgttttttctctttgctAATTGGCGCTCCATGTTATGCTCATCTCGATACTGATACTGGAAAAATGCTTGCTTGTCAGAGAAACGTGAGGTTACTGTGGAGTCAGGAACGAAAAGAAAAGTCGGAGTACTTTATTCGGGCAATGGCTCAGTTTGACGAATCCATCAGGGTTCAGATCCAAAAGCTTCTAAATGTGAGAAAGAGTCTAACCGAATGGACTGATAAAGACAAGGATCCGTGCAAAATCGAAGAGGTATGCTACTGACAGTGGTTTTTTCTAGCATTTCCTCAAATCCATTTTACGCGCATTAGGTTGGTTGTCATGTTCATTCTATGTTCCTTGGCCACTTTTGTTTGATGGATACTGCTGCTGATGTTATTCTATATGATTGACGTAAAGGGTCTGTTCTTGGGATCTGTTGGCGCTGCAAAAAACAAAGATGCCCTTAAACACCTTAATGTGATGCACGTGTTAATCGTGGCTAGTGCGTTGGAACCTGCATATCCAGATGATTTCGTGTATAAAGTCATTAAAGgtattgattttcttgtattggCTGTTTTCTCTTGATAGTTGCAACAAGCACACGACGTTTGTCCACTATATTTTGGCTTCTTTCCATATGAAATTCCACAAGTTACTCAGTGCAATCTGATATGTTTGAAAAGGTAAATAATAATTAGACTCAAATTACAAGTTGTGAGATAGTGCAGTCCAAGGcacaatgcaatttttttttttttttggggttagTGGCATAAAGTACTGCAGTTATATCTTAGATACAAATATTCCGTTTTAATCTTCATAAACTGCAGTTATACTTATTTGGAAAGATTGCCTTTGTCATTGGCCATTGGAACTAAAATATATGACCTGGTTATgctgttgaaatttttttgatcgaGGTAGTCACGGATAGAGAAGACACAAACATAAGAGAATGCTTTGACGAGTGCTTTGAATTTATTGATGAAGCCAAGAGATTGGGTGGAGGTGTGCTGGTTCATTGCTTCGTTGGGAAATCTAGAAGGTGATTCTCCCATTACatttaagataatatcttcCATTTACATTGCTGGGGCATAGTTCATGTCTACTCAGACAATCTTCTTTACAACATCATTTATAGTATGTATTTTTCTTGGTCAGACATATTTCAGTATGTATGAACAGCATTTCAAATGTCACTTTAATGTGGTTTACATGGGGATTGAGTCTATATGAAAATGTCTAATAATTGTGTTGATGCTGTCTCATACTATGGTTGTTGTGATTGTAGGAGATATAGCTTTCCTGCAGGTAAtctttcaaattaaaatgtctCCTTAGCaaacttcttattttttcatGATGTGTGAATAACTTTACAATGATCTTTCTGATAAAAATGACATTGGGATTTGGCCCATGTGAAGGTGGCTATGAAATCATGATCATCCCAACGCATATTTCAATATTGTAggagataaatcttttgacttttcaatgtTTTGCTCTCAAATCATCTCCCACCATCAAATGAAATGCGAATGCTATGTCTGCCTATCTTTGAAAGGATAAGGTTTCTCAGATTCTCGAAACATTTTGATCTTGTCAGCATTACTATATCTATAGTGCCAATAGTTTCATATGAGGAACTACTGCTACTCtggatttttatatttctatctTGTAGAGGTAGTCAAAAATGCAATCATTCATTGCCCTCTAGGTTTCCTCATAAACTTAATTGGCTAATTTATGTACATAAATCAGAAGTACAATTTCAAACCACATCTAAAGGCTCCCTGTATCATTTTTATGGATACAAAATCATCATATATATTCATCCTTTctattaaatacccaaatggaTTAGAAGAATAAACATACTGGATACCATTTACATATCAACATTTATGTCTGAAAGGTCAAGGGCCATAAATGATAGTCCGGACTAAAGATAAACATGGAATGCCAGTCGCTATTTAATCTTAATGGATTTCTCGGAACTTACTTTTCTGGTATACATTGGACTCTGACTTTAATTGCCTGCTAAAGCTATGAATACCTTTTTTCAATGTTAATCATTCTTTAGATTTGTGATCTATTGAACTGAAGATGTTTATTCTGCAGTGTTACAATCGTTGTCGCTTATCTCATGAAAAAGCATGGCATGAGCCTTTCTCAAGCTTTGGAACATGTGAAGAGCAGACGGCCACAAGCATCCCCTAATTCTGGTTTCATGTCACAACTGCAGGACTATGAGAAATTTCTGCAAGGTACCTAATCATTGTCAATACTAGTTGCATTTATTTATGTGCATAGTTAAGTGTCTATCCGAcatgaacaaaaagggaaaacagTAGTTTGCTTCTGGTAACACATAGAACCTGTTGTATATTCTTACTCCATCCATATATCGGTGGTATCGTTGACATCAAAGGTGCAAAATCTAGGGTTGGCAGAAACAGCGTTTGCTGTGCATTGGATTAAGATGGCGCAAACTCTGGTTTTTGTCAACAGATTGCTTTAAGCTTGCAACCCTTTTTTCTGTTCCCCTTCATTTGTCTATCCTAgatttaaaaatgttaaacatCTTCTTTGTCTTCGTTGTTTTTAGCCCACTGTGCTTGTTATGCATATCCAAAATGTTTGCCAAGTGGATTGACAATGATAATCTTCGATTGGCAGTTTGTAATTTGTCGGGGCAGCGTGTCTTTATTTATTTGCTGTTCTTTACTTGTCTGATCAGGGATTAGTGACAAAAGTTTCACTTTTGTTTTGGTGTTAAGCTTTTGAGATGACCAGTTGTTTGGTTTCACGCCTTGTATTTTCAATGCACGGGATGCGGTTGATGCAAAATGATGAGTTTCTTATATCTAAAAGTGGTTTGGATTGTCTATCATATAGGTTGTAGAACCAAAAAGGAGGAACCTGAAAAAAAACAAGTTATCGAGTAGACGATAAAACCGGATCAGAAAAGTAAACCAGGAAGATTCCAGCTTCCAAAACAAAGCAAGCTCTGGAACCAGTTCGACGGCGATGCTGGCACTGATGACACCTTAATAAAACAGCAGACATATGTTAGACAATTTGATGGCAATATCTAGTGAGACGCATTTGGAACTTGTGGTTGGTGTGCCCGGTTTGAACTTTTGCTTTTAGCAGGTATTGAACCCATGCGTTTACCATGTATTTGCATTCTACTGTAGAAAACATAATATAATCAACTAAATgacttgaaaaccaagattaaTTAGATATGAATATAAAATCAAACTTTTAATGAGTCAAAGATTATTGATTGAATATAGTAGGACACTACCTACATCTACATGTTGCACACCATCTCAGTGGTGCTAGATAAAGAGAAATATGCGTCTGTCACCTATCTTATAAGGGATGCATTAATCAAAATACAGTGTAAACCGGTGTGCCGGCGGGATAGAACAGCCCGAAGTTTTGTTCAGTGCCGGCGGGTTTCTGATTCTCATTGAACATCGCAAAGATGAAGCCTCCCAAGCTACGGTCCGGATGCTTTGGCGTCCCAGCATTGGCCCGAAATCTCTTCACAAGGTTCCGGTTATAAGTTTGTGCAAGCCCTGGAGTGGTGAAGTCCCCATTTCCAGCCGAAGGCCAGCCACTCTCGGAAACCACCAAATTCACACCGGTCACACCTTCCTTCTCCATCGCCCAGTAGAAGGCGTCCACGACTGCGTCGAGCAGGTTTGAGTAACTCAAGGAGCCATCCCGAACCACCGGGCCAGTCGCGCTGAATTGGGCATAATCCAATCTCACGTTGGCCGGATCGGAGGCATATGCAAAGTAGGGATAGGCATTAATCATCAACGGCGAGCCATTGCTCGACAAAAACTTTATGATCCCGACCATGTCGGCACGAGCCGCGTCGGAGAATTTGGAGCTCGACGGCGGGTAAGAAGTCCCTAAGTTAGAAGTCGCAACCACAGTGGTGATCCCCACTCCAGTGTATCCATAGCTGTTGACGACACTTTGTAGATTCCGCATCGCGGGCAACACGTACTGAGCTAAATCTCCAGGGACCACTTCATCACCGGCCGTAAGATACGTAATCTTGACATCACTCATGAACGGTCGCACGTTGGTGTCGAACCATGTCTTAGCTGCACCGACGCTCGACGCTATGGTTTGTAAATCCTGATTTTTGGTGCCCAACGTGACCTCAATCCCGCTGCCTCTCAGCGCAGCCAGTGTGGCGGGGTTTGGATCGAAGAGCCGCATCTTGCCGATCTTGTAGCGCCGGTAGAGTTGGACCACAGCCGCTGGAGAAGGGAGGTTGTCCCCGATCATTCCGTAGCACACGCCGACGTCGAGCCGCGCCTCCGTGATTGTGACTTGGTGGTGAACGAATGTGAATGCTAATAGCATGAGAATCACGTTGACCAATGCCATCTTTGGGACTCTTGTTACCCTACTCAAGACACATGAAATTTATCATCAATCAGAAATCCAACACCCTAGAAAACATAGTAACATTAATCCGATGCTAATGTTTTTCCAACaatgacataaaaaataataaaatacgaGAATTAGTTCCTTTGATCTAATAACATCGCCATGCAAGAGAAAAAATACGCAATAACCTACCCGCCGCGAATCTTAGGGCCTTTGCTCTTGTATAAATGTATGTATCCTAAGAGAAGAAAGGGACATCCCGGTAACTATATATACTAATGTTAAGgctataattttggaaattaattgGAGGAAATCCAAGCCCGTTATTATCTATGATTTACATCGACATTTAAGGTAattaaaacaattgaaaatacATCTCTAACTTCGTTTGAGGTAAGAAGATATTATGCAAAATCACATATTTCCATGGATGCCGTAGAAGATCTAGGAAGAGataataatttgcaaattttttagaACCCACGTTAATTAGAATCTTAGAATTTTATGATACAACGGGAATATGTATCCTTGCCGATATGTAAAGGTATATTGCAAAGCGGCCTTATTACCTCTTTTTTATCATGATTCACATTTACATGGTGGGCGATAGCGTGATTCACATGTCCAAAGTCGCTTTTGTGTTTTTGAATATGAAAAGGCTATTTCTTATGTGAATCTCTCGATtgattctcaaaaaaaaaaaagattatacGAATTATATATCGTatgaatta
The nucleotide sequence above comes from Eucalyptus grandis isolate ANBG69807.140 chromosome 2, ASM1654582v1, whole genome shotgun sequence. Encoded proteins:
- the LOC104434676 gene encoding probable glucan endo-1,3-beta-glucosidase BG4, whose amino-acid sequence is MALVNVILMLLAFTFVHHQVTITEARLDVGVCYGMIGDNLPSPAAVVQLYRRYKIGKMRLFDPNPATLAALRGSGIEVTLGTKNQDLQTIASSVGAAKTWFDTNVRPFMSDVKITYLTAGDEVVPGDLAQYVLPAMRNLQSVVNSYGYTGVGITTVVATSNLGTSYPPSSSKFSDAARADMVGIIKFLSSNGSPLMINAYPYFAYASDPANVRLDYAQFSATGPVVRDGSLSYSNLLDAVVDAFYWAMEKEGVTGVNLVVSESGWPSAGNGDFTTPGLAQTYNRNLVKRFRANAGTPKHPDRSLGGFIFAMFNENQKPAGTEQNFGLFYPAGTPVYTVF
- the LOC104424827 gene encoding dual specificity protein phosphatase 1, whose translation is MAQFDESIRVQIQKLLNVRKSLTEWTDKDKDPCKIEEGLFLGSVGAAKNKDALKHLNVMHVLIVASALEPAYPDDFVYKVIKVTDREDTNIRECFDECFEFIDEAKRLGGGVLVHCFVGKSRSVTIVVAYLMKKHGMSLSQALEHVKSRRPQASPNSGFMSQLQDYEKFLQGCRTKKEEPEKKQVIE